From one Zhongshania sp. R06B22 genomic stretch:
- the rsfS gene encoding ribosome silencing factor yields the protein MDAEQLKKLVTDSLEEVKGRDIVALDVRGLSGVTDFMVVCSGTSNRHVKSLANNVWVEVKKRGITPLGIEGENAGDWVLVDFGDVVVHVMLPEARLFYDLERLWQVPVPGNDES from the coding sequence ATGGATGCTGAACAATTAAAGAAGCTCGTTACCGACTCGCTTGAAGAAGTAAAAGGTCGCGATATTGTGGCCCTAGATGTGCGCGGACTAAGTGGCGTAACCGACTTTATGGTGGTGTGCAGTGGCACCTCTAATCGCCATGTTAAATCGCTGGCGAATAATGTCTGGGTGGAAGTAAAGAAACGTGGTATTACGCCATTGGGAATCGAAGGCGAAAATGCCGGCGACTGGGTTCTGGTAGATTTTGGTGATGTGGTCGTGCATGTGATGCTGCCAGAAGCGCGTTTATTTTATGATCTTGAGCGTCTGTGGCAGGTACCTGTGCCGGGAAACGATGAGAGTTAG
- the nadD gene encoding nicotinate-nucleotide adenylyltransferase, whose translation MGGSVAIFGGTFDPVHNGHLRSAIEIKEALGVDELRLMPSHRPPLRGEPGAESSQRLAMVSAAITGESGLYADGRELLRDGPSYTVDTLRDLRAELGAAVSLTVVMGSDAFNQLHRWQDWRSLFDLANVLLLHRADHPLAADASVAEFAEARRLDKASALAVLSAGGFFELGLIQLPISATDIRQRLASGRSIRYLVPDVVADYIAEHGLYTQ comes from the coding sequence GTGGGTGGATCAGTGGCCATTTTTGGTGGCACCTTTGACCCCGTTCACAATGGTCATTTACGGTCGGCAATAGAGATAAAAGAAGCGCTCGGTGTCGATGAACTGAGGTTGATGCCAAGTCATCGTCCACCCCTGCGTGGTGAGCCCGGCGCTGAAAGTAGCCAGCGTTTAGCCATGGTCAGCGCTGCTATAACTGGTGAATCAGGTTTGTATGCAGATGGTCGTGAATTGCTGCGTGATGGGCCGTCCTATACGGTCGACACGCTTCGGGATTTACGTGCTGAGCTGGGCGCGGCGGTGTCACTCACCGTAGTTATGGGTAGTGATGCCTTTAATCAATTACATCGCTGGCAAGATTGGCGGTCGCTGTTTGATTTGGCTAATGTGCTGTTATTGCATCGCGCTGATCATCCCTTGGCGGCCGATGCCTCAGTGGCTGAATTTGCTGAGGCGCGACGTCTTGACAAGGCCAGTGCGTTAGCGGTGCTAAGCGCCGGTGGTTTTTTTGAGTTAGGTTTGATTCAGTTGCCGATATCGGCAACGGACATTAGACAGCGGCTGGCCTCTGGCAGGTCGATTCGTTACCTTGTTCCCGACGTTGTCGCGGACTATATCGCTGAACACGGTTTATATACACAGTGA